The following are encoded in a window of Thermodesulfobacterium geofontis OPF15 genomic DNA:
- a CDS encoding DRTGG domain-containing protein — MLPVFLVSNKPFTGKNLIALGLALNLKERGYKVSYMKLIGKFPYRKDNQIIDEEAYFIHSMLESQDPAEYCSPFVWTYQVQYKLFEGEDLKIEEKIFEIINNQKDKDILFIISGDTFFEGYSLGIDSLSIIKKLKTKTLVIQTWEGETSIDDILGIKDLASDNFLGAVLNKVPPEQYFYLKETVVPFLINKGVKVFGVFKKDKFLESVTVRRLLEIVNGGIVCGEDKLDEFVENYLVGAMDPGQALPYFLRVHNKAVITGVHRTDIQILAMETSTKCLILTGGLHADENIVNIAKSKGIPIIVTSLDTFSAVDRIQNIMGKAILKEKDKALKFKEILAKEFDIEGFLKELNL, encoded by the coding sequence ATGTTGCCTGTATTTTTAGTTTCTAATAAACCATTTACAGGGAAAAATTTAATAGCTTTGGGATTAGCTTTAAATTTAAAAGAAAGGGGCTATAAAGTTTCCTATATGAAGCTAATAGGTAAATTTCCTTATAGAAAGGATAATCAAATTATAGATGAAGAGGCTTACTTTATTCATTCTATGTTAGAATCTCAAGACCCTGCAGAATATTGTTCTCCTTTTGTATGGACCTATCAAGTTCAATATAAACTTTTTGAAGGAGAAGATTTAAAAATAGAAGAAAAAATTTTTGAAATAATTAATAATCAAAAAGATAAGGATATACTTTTTATAATTAGTGGAGATACCTTTTTTGAAGGTTATAGTTTGGGAATTGATTCTTTAAGCATCATAAAAAAATTAAAAACAAAAACTCTTGTAATTCAAACTTGGGAAGGAGAAACCTCAATTGACGATATTTTAGGAATAAAAGATTTAGCTTCTGATAACTTTTTAGGAGCGGTTTTAAATAAAGTTCCTCCAGAGCAATATTTTTATTTAAAAGAAACTGTGGTGCCCTTTCTTATAAATAAAGGAGTAAAGGTTTTTGGAGTGTTTAAAAAAGACAAATTCTTAGAATCTGTTACAGTGAGAAGATTATTAGAAATTGTAAACGGTGGGATTGTATGTGGAGAGGATAAATTGGATGAATTTGTAGAAAATTATCTTGTAGGAGCAATGGATCCTGGGCAGGCTTTACCATATTTTTTAAGAGTCCACAATAAAGCTGTGATTACAGGGGTTCACAGAACAGATATTCAGATCTTAGCTATGGAAACATCAACTAAATGTCTTATTTTGACTGGTGGTTTACATGCAGATGAAAATATAGTAAATATAGCTAAAAGTAAAGGAATACCTATAATTGTTACCTCTTTAGATACCTTCTCTGCAGTGGATAGGATTCAAAATATAATGGGAAAGGCTATACTTAAAGAAAAAGACAAAGCTCTAAAATTTAAAGAAATTTTGGCTAAGGAATTTGATATAGAAGGTTTTTTAAAAGAATTAAACCTTTAA